A genomic region of Gossypium hirsutum isolate 1008001.06 chromosome D01, Gossypium_hirsutum_v2.1, whole genome shotgun sequence contains the following coding sequences:
- the LOC107928791 gene encoding 40S ribosomal protein S16-like yields the protein MAEKAVESVQCFGRKKTAVAVTHCKRGRGLIKINGCPIELVEPEILRFKAVEPILLLGRHRFAGVDMRIRVKGGGHTSQIYAIRQSIAKALVAFYQKYVDEQSKKDIKDVLVTYDRTLLVADPRRCEPKKFGGRGARARFQKSYR from the coding sequence ATGGCGGAAAAAGCAGTCGAGTCCGTACAGTGTTTCGGCCGTAAGAAGACGGCGGTAGCTGTAACACACTGCAAGAGAGGCCGTGGTTTGATCAAGATCAATGGCTGTCCCATCGAGCTCGTGGAGCCGGAGATCCTCCGATTCAAAGCTGTCGAACCGATCCTTCTCTTAGGCCGCCACCGTTTCGCCGGCGTCGACATGAGAATCCGAGTCAAAGGCGGAGGTCACACTTCTCAGATCTACGCTATCCGTCAAAGCATAGCGAAAGCCCTCGTTGCCTTCTACCAAAAGTATGTCGACGAGCAAAGCAAGAAGGATATTAAGGATGTTTTGGTGACGTACGACCGGACTTTGCTGGTGGCTGATCCAAGGAGGTGTGAGCCGAAGAAATTCGGTGGAAGAGGTGCTAGGGCAAGGTTCCAGAAGAGTTACCGTTGA